The DNA segment agaaatcAAGTAGTGATAATAATGAGAATAGCATTGATACAAAGTACAGTCATAAATACGAGATAACAAATCATAATGAAGGCATTAACTTACATAATGTTGacgaaattgaagaaggcACATTATCTTACAcagataatgatattgaaactgaaattccaaagaaaggcaattcaaataaagaCAGAGAATTTCCATGGGACTGTTTCATGAGCGATACACTGTTAGCATTTCTATTTCTCGGTCTATTAAGTGTAAACCACCAATTAAAACTACTAAAACTACTCCCGTAAGCTATCAGGACTATCCGTAAAAGAACCCTATACCGATTAGCGCAGCGATTCCTGTAGCCCTTCCTGTAACTTTTCTAGTTGAGCTTCTTGGAACCCTCTAATTGCCCTCACTGTCGCTCTTTCGACGACCAAGCTTCTAAAAAATCCCTCTATACTCACTCACCCCGTTCGAATATGAAATTGGTATGGAATTTTTCGCAATCGCGAGGGCGGgtatcaaaattatctcCGATAGTTACTAATccaatgaataatttgctATTTCTTATTGATAACGCCAGATCAAACTGAATATTAACTCAAATTAAGCCAGATACTCCAAGCTATTCGTTATTAGTCTTTGCTGGTTGCTAGTCGTAAATTTAGGTACAAACACCATGAATAGGCCTGCTTCGGAATTGCCCTTGCTCTCCAAAGGCGCTAAACCTATGAACCCCGATGGAATCACAAATTTGGAACATGCCGTAAACGACGTATATGAAGCCATCGTggatgaagacgatgattACGAACTCGACGAAGATGCCGTGTGGCTTCGGGAACAGAGAAGCTTGAATAAAGCGACTCACTGGTTGAAAAGACCTTCGGTGCTCATGATAGGATTTCCgcttttcttctttgctATTGCGTTTTCCATCGGTGATTCTACCCGAAGAATGATTACATTCAAGTTGGCGTGTAATTATCTTGCGGGAATGTCGAAAGAAGACAAATGTGATCCAATTGGAACCCAGTTGTTGGTGTCGAATTTGTATTTGACGTACAGTATTCTGTCGGCAGTTGTGATGATGTTTGCCCAGGGTAAAATAGGGACGTTATCAGATCAGTACGGTAGAAAACTTTTTTTCATTCTGATCATTTCAATGTTTCTCCTTGCCAGGATTTTCAAGTTCTATGTCATGCATAATTATGAGTACCTACAGTTTGGACTCATGGTAGCTACAGAAATCGCCAGTAACTTGACTGGCGGAATGATATCATTGATAAGTTTGACCAACTGT comes from the Debaryomyces hansenii CBS767 chromosome B complete sequence genome and includes:
- a CDS encoding DEHA2B14586p (no similarity), which codes for MIISDDTTEADEAEEEKSSSDNNENSIDTKYSHKYEITNHNEGINLHNVDEIEEGTLSYTDNDIETEIPKKGNSNKDREFPWDCFMSDTSLAFLFLGLLSVNHQLKLLKLLP